In the genome of Sphingomonas alpina, the window GAGTGATACCTTATTGACCGCGCATCGACTGGTCGCTGTCGGAAAATGGCGCGCCCGGCAGGAGTCGAACCTGCGGCCTCAAGATTAGAAGTCTCGTGCTCTATCCAACTGAGCTACGGGCGCGTGCGATGCCGGTTAGCGCGGATTGCGCGGCGGCGAAACCGGCTTCATAATTCAATTCATGAGCAATGGGGAAATTGACGGGCCCAAGCCCGTTTCGGCGGGCGAAATTGCCGGCGGGCAGCTTCGCTATTTCGATTTCGTGATGGCGGCGTTCGTCGCGATCATCCTGCTGTCGAACGTGCTCGGCGCGGGAAAGGTCGCGACCGTCAATCTGCCGGGGATTGGCGAGTGGCCATTCGGCGCGGGTATCCTGTTCTTTCCGATCTCCTACGTGATCGGCGACGTGCTGACCGAGGTTTACGGCTATGCGCGTGCGCGGCGCGTGATCTGGGCCGGATCGGCGGCGGTGCTGTTCATGGCATTCATGTCCTGGGTGGTCGTCGCGCTGCCGCCGGCGCCGAGCTGGGGCAATCAGGCGGCCTATGAAACCATTTTCGGGCAGGTGCCGCGCATCGTCTTCGCTTCGCTCTGTGCCTTCTGGGCCGGCGAATTCGTCAATTCCTTCGTACTGGCAAAAATGAAGCTGTGGACCGGGGGCAGGCATCTCTGGACCCGGACGATCGGGTCGACCGTGGCGGGGCAGGGGATCGACAGCCTGATCTTCTATCCGCTTGCCTTTCTGTATGCGGAAGGCTGGACCACGGACCTGGTGCTGAAAGTGTTGGTCACGCAATGGGTGCTGAAGGTCGGCTGGGAAGTGATCCTGACCCCGGTCACTTATGCCGTGGTCGGCTTTCTCAAGCGACGCGAGGGGATCGACGTGTTCGATGAGGGGACGGACTTCACCCCGTTCAGGGCACGCGTTTGAGCCCGCTTCAGGCGACCAAATACTGGCTGGTCAACAACCTTCACCTCGCCAAGGACGCGCTGCACGTCTATGTCGCGCTCGGCCTGTTGTTCGGATCGGCCTTGCTGTTCGGCTGGCGACTGAGCAGCTGGAAGCCGTGGCTCGTGGTGGCTGCGGCTGCGGTGATCGGCGAAATCTGGGACATTCGCGATCGCTATGTCGGCCACGTCGCGCAGAATTACACCGCCAATGTCCATGACTTATGGAACACGATCTTCTGGCCGAGCGTGATCCTGTTCCTGGCGCGGCGCACCAGCCTGTTCCGAGGCTCCGGAAAAACCAGATAGGTTCGCCTGGCGCGCGGAGTCCGGGGCCGGAATCGAACCGGCTCATGACGGATTTGCAATCCGCTGCGTTCCATTTCGCCACCCGGACGCGCTTCGAGGAAAGCGTCTGCTGCCCTCAGGGGTGACCGGCGGGACTTGCACCCGCTAACATCGGCATCACAAACCGACCGCGCACTCCATTGCGTTCGGCCACACCTGAAGGCAGCAGCATTATTGGAATTTGATGGTCAGGGTAGCAGGCCTCGAACCTGCAACTTCCCGCTTCCAAAGCAGGTGCTCTACCAATTGAACTACACCCTGAACGACGGGCGCAGTCATGCGTCCGTCAATCTCGACAGGGTGTCGGGTGCGGTCGCGTGGAGAATGGAATCGAGAACATGGCGGCTCAACGCCACTGAATGCACAGTAGCGCAAGAGCCTATCTGGATAAAAATGGAGGGCGGGCGATCAGGCTCCGACCAACTCCAGCAATCCCTCGAACAGCCGGCGGCCATCGGTGCCGCCATGCGCGGCCTCGATGCGGCGCTCGGGATGGGGCATCATGCCCAGCACATTGCCGCTCGCATTGATCACGCCGGCGATGTTGCGAGCCGATCCATTGACCTGGCCGTCATAACGGAATGCCACCCGGCCTTCGCCTTCGATGCGATCGAGCGTCGCGTCGTCGGCGAAGTAATTGCCGTCATGATGGGCGACCGGGACGGTGATCTTTTCGCCCTGCGCATAGCGGCTGGTAAAGATCGACTGCGCGTTCTCGACCGTCAGCGACACGTCGCGGCAGACAAAGTCGATCCCGGCATTGCGCATCAGCGCGCCGGGCAGCAGGCCGGCCTCGGTCAGCACCTGAAATCCGTTGCACACGCCAAGCACCGGCACGCCTCGCTCGGCCGCGTCGATCACTGCGCGCAGGATTGGCGAGCGTGCGGCCATCGCGCCGGAGCGGAGATAATCGCCGTATGAGAAGCCGCCGGGCAGGGCGATCAGGCCAAGGCCGTCGGGCAGTTCGGTATCGCCGTGCCATACCATGGTCGGGGCGATGCCGCTGACATCGCGAATCGCCACCGCCAGATCGCGGTCGCAGTTCGATCCGGGAAAGACGATGACCGCGGACTTCATGCTCGTTCCACCCGGTAATTCTCGATCACCGTATTGGCGAGCAGCTTGCGGCACATCTCGTCGATCGCGGCGTCGTCGGTCGAGTCGGCGACATCCAGTTCGATCAGCTTGCCGGCGCGGACGTCATTGACGCCGCCAAAGCCAAGGCCGTCGAGCGCCTTGTGGATTGCCTTGCCCTGCGGGTCGAGCACCCCGGGTTTCAGGGTGACGAAGATGCGGAGTTTCATATGCGCGTCCTGATGCTCTGGGCGGGGCTGCGGACCCTATGGCGAGGCCGCTCGCGCGCCGCAAGCTTCATCGCTCGTTTACGAATTGCGCGTGATGCTGGGGTCGGCGAGTCGCATTGGGGCGAGGGGCCATCTGGGAAACTGCGACATGGCGACCCTCGCAATGATCATGTTCGTCGGGCTGTTTGCCTTTGGCGGGCAATATTTCGGCTGGAGCGATCCGGCGGGCCGGGTTCAACTCGCTCTGTTCAGCGCATTCGTGTTCGGCATCATCTGCGGGTTCCGCGTGAAGGGCTGAACCCGCACCGGGGCTATTTTCCCCGGCTCTTGCGATGCTTTTCCAGGTCGAGCACCGCGCCGTCGACGCCCTCGGGCAACAGTCCCAGTCGCCGTGCAACCTCCTGATACGCCTCGACCTCGCCGCCGAGATCGCGACGGAAGCGGTCCTTGTCGAGCTTCTCGTTGGTTTCCATGTCCCACAAGCGGCAGCCATCGGGGCTGATCTCGTCGGCCAGGATCACCCGGGCATAGTCATTGTCCCAGATGCGGCCGAATTCGAGCTTGAAGTCGACCAGGCGGATACCGATCCCGGCGAACAGGCCGCACAGGAAATCGTTCACGCGAATCGCCAGGTCGGCGATGTCGTGCATCTCCTCCTGGCTGGCCCAGCCGAACGCGGCGATGTGTTCGTCGGTGATCATCGGATCGCCGAGCGCATCGTCCTTGTAATAATATTCGATGATCGTGCGGGGCAGTTGCGTGCCTTCCTCGATCCCGAGCCGCGTCGACAGCGAGCCCGCCGCGACGTTGCGGATCACCACCTCGACCGGGATGATCTCGACCTGGCGGATCAGCTGTTCGCGCATGTTGAGGCGGCGGATGAAGTGAGTCGGCACGCCGATCAGCCCGAGCAGGGTGAAGACATGTTCGCTGATGCGGTTGTTGAGCACGCCCTTGCCGCTGATCGTTCCCTTTTTCTGGGCGTTGAACGCAGTCGCGTCGTCCTTGAAATACTGGATCAACGTCCCCGGCTCCGGACCCTCGTAAAGGATCTTGGCTTTGCCTTCGTAGATTTGGCGGCGGCGAGCCATGCGGCGTTACCCCTGAAAAGAAAGTCAAGAAAAGACAGCCCCGGCGGCGCAGGTGCGCGGGCCGGGGCCAGAAGGGCAGAGCTATACGCCAAGCGTCCCAGGCGCGCAATTAGGGTCTGGACCCTCAAGTGCCGGTTATGGCCTCGGCTTTTGCCGGCACAGGATCGCGGCGTGGCCGGAAACGCCGCCACGCCAGCCAGCCGAGCACTATGATCACGCCCGGCGGGCCGAAGATCGCGATCAGGCCAAGCACCACCGCGATGGTGATCTGGACCGAGCCGATCCCGGTATCGAGCGCACTGCTGAGCGGGGCGCTGGCGTCGAAGCCGCGGATCGCCTTGCCCGATTCGTATTGGAAGGTCATCGGCGTGGTGGCGAGGCTCTCGCGCTGTTCGGCCCGGCTGTCATCGGTCGCGCTGATCGTCTGTACGATCTCCGCGCGCTGCCGCTGCAATTCGGCGCGCTCGCTCGCGCTCAGCTTGGGTTTGGCCAGCTCGGTGTCGATACGGCGCAGCTCATCCGCCGCGCGGCTCCGCTGCGTGGTGAGCCGGCCGATCTCCGCGCCGGCGTCGGTGCCGGTGATCTCGGCATCGACCAGCGCGCCCTTGGCCGTGGTGACCTGGGCGATGGCATTCTTGCCGAACTCGCGCGCGATCGCCGGATCGAGCTTGAACGACAGCATCGCCTCGATATTGTTCTCGCCAAGCAGGCGATACCGCATGCCGGTGATCCGACACCGCGCAATGCCGAGCTTCTCGCACGCTGTCGCATGCGCTTCCTGCGAGGCTGAAATGCTCGTCGACGGCAGGCGGAAGGCGTAGCGATAGGTGAAGGCGACGCCGGGTGCGGCGGTCACCGCAATGCCCGGTGGCGGCGACTCGGCAAGATCATAATTGGCCCGCGCCCCAGTGCTGTCGGCTTGGGCGACGGGTGCTTCGCGATGCTCGGGAGCGGGGCTGCAGGCTGAAAGCGCGAGGGGTATTGATACCAACAGCAAGCCACGCATCGCCGATCTCCCGTTGAATTAGATACAACATCACATCGATGGAGCATCAAGTCAACGCGGAAAACTAACGCTTTGCCGCACCTCTTTGCTGGAGCGCGTCGCGGATCAGGCGCTTGCTTTCCTGCCAGGCTGCGCTTTCCGGCGCGACCAGTTCGACATGGCCGGTTTTCGGCACGATGTGCAGCACGGCCCGGTCGCCGGCTTTCTTCGCCTGCGCTTCATATCCCGTGCCGAGCCGGATCGGGATGATCTTGTCCTCAATGCCATTGACCAGGTCCTGCGCCAGGCGAAGCGGCAACAGGCGCGGGACGGAGGTGTCGGCATAAACGTCGGGCCGGGTGGCGGAGGGCGCCCCGACCAGTTGCGCGACCACCTCGACGCCGCAGCCATTGTCCGGGCTGGCGGCGGTCGCTTCGAGGTCGGGCAGGCCGCCAAGGCTGACGACATGCGCAATCCCGATCGGCTTGCCGTGACGGAGCGGGCTGTGTTCGGGCAGGTTGGGACGGGCCGCGAGCCACAGCGCGAGATGCCCGCCGGCCGAATGCCCGACCGCGACGATCCGCCTGGTATCGAGGTGAAAGCGCGCGGCATGGTCGCGCAGCGCATCGGCCGCCGCAGCCGCATCGAGAAAGGTGCCGGGATAGCCGCCGCCGCTGCGGTCGACGCCACGATAGTCGATATTCCACACCGCGATCCCGTCGCGGCGCAGATCGTCGGCGATCCAGTTCATCAGGCTGCGATCGGCGATGCTGGTCGTCCAGCAGCCGCCATGCACCATCAAGACTGTTGGGTGAGGGCCGTTCCCGGCGGGCAGCCACACATCGACCTTCTGCATATGGTCGGGGCCATAGGCGATCGTCGCGTCAGGGCTGGGCTGGGTGCGGCCGGTCAGGTCGGGCCAGGTGAGCAATTTCCGGTCGGCAGCAGAAGTCATGGACGGGGTGAACGCGAGAAGCGCGAGCAGGGCAAGCCGGAACATGCCTATTGCCATAGTCGTCGGCCGGGGCGCTGTCGAAGTCCGCTTATGCCGCAGGCTGTCGGCGCGGGCTCAGCTATTGGTCGTGCCGGCCACCTGGTGGCGGCCGGCAACGGATCGTGCGATCAATGTTTGAGGCTCGTCTTCGCCTGCGATCCGGCGCGCCAAGGGGCGTCGAACTGACGGGCGTTGAGTCGCTCAAGGCCGGCCATGAAGCTGCGGATGGCCTTATTGATCGAGGCGGTCAGGTCGCCGTGATGGTCGGCCCAAGCCTGGCTGTGAAAATCGTCACGCATTGCTTGTCTCCTTGCCGGGCTGTGCTGCCGACACTCGTGTTATGCCGCTCCTGCCGAATCGCCGCCAACAAATCGTTGGACATGATCAACAAGCTGACCTTATCAATTCGCCATGCGCCGCATCCCCCTCTCGCTGCCGTCCGCGTGTTCGAAGCGGCCGCGCGTCACGAGAATTTCACCGCTGCTTCGGTCGAGCTCGGCATGACTCAGGCCGCGGTCAGCTATCAGATCAAACTGCTCGAGGAGCGGCTCGGCGTGCCGCTGTTCCGTCGCGAAAAAAAGCGCGTGCTGCTGACCGATGCGGGACGGCGCATTTCGCCCCAGGTGGTGCGCGCGTTCGACGCCCTCGATTCGGCCTTCGGCTCGATCCGGGCGGAGGATGAGGCATTGCTCACCGTGTCCACCACCAACACCTTCGCCAATACCTGGCTCGCATGGCGGCTGGGCGGGTTCCAGATGGCGTATTCGGACATGGCGGTGCGGTTGCTGACCAGCGACGTGTTGAGCGATTTCGTGTCGGGCGATGTCGATGTGGCGATCCGCACGGGGCAGGGGGAATGGCCGGACCTTGCCCGGGAATTGCTGCTGCCGATCGACTTCACGCCGATGTGCAGCCCGGATTTCCTCGCCCAGCATGGCGGCAAGATCCTGCCCGCCGACCTGACCTCCCTGCCGCAGATCAGCCCGCAGGATACGTGGTGGTCGCTATGGTTGCGCGAAGCGGGCATCGATGTTCCCCAGGGCCCGCCGCGGCTCGGCGTGCGGCTCGATTCGCAAGCGCATGAGGGTCATGCCGCCATGGCCGGGCAGGGCGTGGCGATGCTCACGCCCTTCTTCTGGCGCAACGACATTGCCGAGGGGCGGCTGGTGCGGCTGTCGGATCAGGCGTCGACGCGCGGCTATGCCTATTGGCTGGTCTATCCCGAGCATCGCCGCAACACGCCCAAGATCCGGCGTTTCCGCGACTGGCTGGTGAGCGAGATCGCGCGCGACCGCGGGCTGGATGCGCTGCCGCCAAAGGGGTGATCCGCCAATTCGTGAAGCGACGCTTTGGCGCAATGCGGGATGTTTTTCGGCACGCGACTTCGTAGACTGTTTCCGGCGGATCGTCCGCAAAGGAGAAGGATATGACACGGATCGCGTTGGCGATCGCTCTGGCAGGTGTTGCGGTGACGTCGGCAATCCCGGCCAACGCGAAGGTCTGCCGTACCTATGTTCGTGGTCATCATGTCAAATGTCACAAGGCGTTCCGCCCGAGCGTCAATTTCAAGCGGAAACACCCGATCAAGGTCGTCCGTTGCCGCACTCGGGCGGGTCACAACGTCAAATGCTGATCTGATGACGATAAAGGGCCGCATTTCCGAAAGGAGGCGCGGCCCTTTTCCAATGCCGGGATCATTTGTGGAACCAAGGCCGCGTCCGGCGGTTCAAGGCGGCGGCAGCGTTGATGACTGTGTTCGTATAATCAACGCTTTATGGCCATCTCGACCCGGAGGTGAGGCATGGGCATCAGATCCGTTCCAGCGACTTGCCTGATCTTGCCGGCCCTGATCCTATCTGCCCCGATCTTATCCGTCCCGATCTCTTTGGCGGCGCCGGCTTCGGCATCTTCCGCCCCCGATCAAGCGGCGCTCGCCGGGCGAGAATTGGCGCATCCCCCCGTCAAAGGTTCGGCAGGGCCCTATCGTGCCGTGACGCTTACCCTGACCCGGCCGGCGGAACCGTTCGGCGCTCCCTTCACGGGCATGCTCGACATTGGCCGGGGTAAACGGCTCATCCTGGCCGGTCCGGACGAGAATGCGGATTTTTTCCAGGTCGAACCAAAGGCGGTGCTGTTTGTCCCCACTGCTCGATCGCGGAGCAATGATATCGTGATCCTTTACGATAGCAGCCGGATCGGCCCGCAACATGGCACCCAGCACCGCGCGCTGGTCTATCGCATCGACGCGACGAAGGCCCTGCGCTGCCCCGATATCGAGCGACGACTGGAGGGGGCGGCAAATGCCGCAACCGTGCGCGCCCGGCTTGGCAGGAGAAAAGGGTGACCATCCCTTATCCCGCGGCTCTGGGCGCGATCCGGACGGGTTCGACCAGCCAGTTGCGGCAGGTGTTCGAAGCATTGACGGTGGCGGAAAGCGTTGAGCTCGGCACTTTTATCGGCCCGCAACGCTTGCGGGCCATCACGGTGTACCCGGCCATGGTCACCGCCTTTCGCCCGCTGCCGGAGCCGATCGATACCGTGGCGATCTTGTCGGAGATTGGCCGGCAGGCGTTCAACGATCCGGCCGGATTGCTTCTGCCGCTGCGCCCCGACCCGGCCCTGGTCGAACAGGTCCGCCTGGCGTTGCTGGATGTCGAGCGGCGGCGGCGCGTCGGACCCTTGCTGACCATGCCGACCGACGTGACCGCGACGCTGCCCACGCCGACGGGCATCCCGCCGGCATTGACCGAGGCCGATTATTCGACCGCCGCGACTCAGCAAAATGTCGAGGTTGCCGCGATCAAGGCGGTGGCGGTCGTCGAAAGCGGCGGGCGATCCGGTTTCGACAGTCAGGGCCGGCCCAAAATCCTGTTCGAAGCGCATCATTTCAGCGGCCATTCGGGCAATCGTTTCAACACCACTCATCCCCATCTGTCGGTACCGGCCCGCCAATGGCGGACGGCAAGCAATTATTATGGCTGGGATCAATATCAGCGCTTGCGCGAAGCCATGGTCCTGGATGTCGATGCGGCGTTGAAATCGGCATCCTGGGGCAAGTTTCAGGTGCTGGGATCCAACCATAGCGGCTGGCCCAATGTCCGCAGCTTCGTGGAGGCGATGTATGTCTCGGAGGCCAACCACCTGAGATCCTTTGTCGCGTTCTGCAACGACAACAACCTGATGGGCTTTGTTCGCACGAAGGACTGGCTCTCTTTCGCACTTGGCTACAACGGCCAGAGCCAGCAAGGATATGATCAGCGCATGGCCACGGCTTACCTGGCGGCCGGCGGCACGCCACCGGCGCCGCGGGCTCGCCGGTGAAGCAAGGCGTGGTGGATGGGCTTTGTTGTCAACCGGCGGATGAGTGAGAATTCCACCGAATGTTTCGAGCCTCCGAATGCCCGACACTCTGGAGGTGGCTATTTGAGCTCTTTGCCAAGCGGGGAATTGGCTGCTTTACGCCGGGTTTTCGCTGTTCAATGCGACGTTCGCTGACCCCGGAAGCCGTCCTGCAGGCCGGTTAGGGATGCTTCTTTTCCTTATCGATCAGGACCGCCTGCTGCCATCGGCTTGGCGGCTTGTCGGTGCGGTGAATGCAGCCCACCCAGCAGCAGGGCCGCTTCTTTCCCTCCGCCAATTCCTCGCAAGTTCGCTCGATCCGACGCGCGCGCGTCATTGACTGCTTCGCGTCATCGACCCAGCAGATGAATTCATTCCGCCCCAGCGGCGTGAGGCGTTCCCACAGCGCAAGGATTTCGGGATCCGATCGAATTGCGGCCTGAAGGTCGTCACCTGCCTGATGGACGGTGCCATGGGGGAAAATATCTGCCACGAGACCTCCAGGCATTGGCGCCCCACAGCAGAGTTCATCAACTCCGTCGGGCGAGCAGCTTTCGAGCTTACCGCTGGATCACGGAATGTCCACGCAGGGCCGTCTAGCGGATCGGCGCCAGCCCATCCATGATCGCGCTCAGCGCCAGCGCCGTCTGCAGCTCCATCGCGCTATGCCCGGCATTGGTCCGGACATAGCTGACCGGCGCCGCGCCGACCGCGGCCAGGGCATCGATCAGGCGTGATGCCTGGGTCAGCGGGCAGACCTGATCGAAGCGGCCATGCACGATATGCATCGGTATCCCGGCGATCCGGTCGACATTGCCGAGAATATAATCCGGCTCCAGGAACAGGTGGTTGGCGAAGAAATGGGCTTCGATCTGTGCGAAGGACAAGGCGAACTCGGCATCCCCGAACTTGCCCGCATCGTCGTCCTTGGGGATCTGGTTGGAGATCGCCCCTTCCCAGATCGACCAGGCCAGCGCGGCGCGTAGCTGAAGCGCGCGGTCGGCGTCGCTCGCCGGAACCATGTCGAAGATCGCCTTGTACGCGCCCATCATGTCGCCGCGCTCGCCGGCGGGAATGACCTCGACGAACGCCTTCCATTCGTCGGGATAGGTGACGTAGCTACCCGGCTCGGTGAGCGCAAAAGGCGCCTCGGCAAAGGTCGCGGCATTGCCCTGGTACATGTAGTGCAGGTCTTCGCGCGCGCCGATGAAGATGCCGCGCAGAATCAGCGACGCAACATGCTGCGGGTGCCGGATCGCATAGACCAGCGACAGCGTGCTGCCCCAGCTGCCACCGAAAACATGCATCTTGCCGGTAATGCCGAGCGCCGCCCGCAGTGCGTTGATATCCTCCACCAGATAGTCGGTGGTGTTGCGGATCAGCGCGACGGTCGGGCCTGCCTTGGCGACGGTGGGCTCGCTCTTGCCGCATCCGCGCTGGTCGAACAGGATGATGCGATAGCGCGCGGGATCGAAGAAGCGCGCCATGACCGGCGCACAGGCGCCGCCCGGTCCGCCGTGCAGCACCATGACGGGCTCCCCGGCCGGGTTGCCATATTCCTCCCAGTAGAGCTTGTGATCGGGCGCGGTATCGACCTGAAGCAGCCCGCTCCGGTTGGGATCGGCCGCAGGATATTTCCACTCGTCCGTGATTGCACTGGTGGCCTGAAGCCCGGAAAAATCGATCATATCACCCTCGTCGCGTTATGCTGCGGCGGTTAGGCGCATCTGATATGCGCGGCAATCGCGATGAGGGGTGAGGCGCTCAAATGCCGCATTGCATGGCATAGCCGAGCTGTCGGCGTCGCATGAGCGCCGACAGCCAGCATTCAGTCATGCAGAACGATCAGGCCGAAGCGGCGATCTCCGCGGCGAAGTCGCGATAGGAGTGGAGCGGCCGTCCCAGCATGCCGGTCAGGCGATCGACATCCCCTGCCTCCGGGACCATGCCGTCCACCAGGAAACGCTCGGTCATCAGGCGCATGTCCAGCGCCATCCAGCTTGGTGCGTAATTTCGGAGGTTTTGCTCGAATGCAGCGGTATCATTGCCTCCGTAGTGGATCGTCCGCGCAAGAACATCCGACCAGATGGCAGCGATATTGGCACCGGTCAGCGTGTCGGGACCAACGACGTTGATCCGCTTGAGGGGAAGCGGCTCACTTGCCTCCTCACGGCGAATGAGCTCGATGGCTGCGATCTCGCCGAGATCACGCACGTCGACCATCGCAAGGCCTTTATCGCCGATCGGCATCGGATAGACACCGTGACCGAGCACCACATCCTTCACCGAGTGATCGTTATTGATGAAGTATGCAGGGCGCAGGATGGTGGCGTTGAAGCCCATCTGCTCGAGCATGCGCTCGACACTGAACTTGCCGGCGAAATGCGGCACGTTCACGTAGATGTCGCTGTGGATCACCGACAGGTAGACGATCCGCTCGATCCCGGCCTCGCGGGCCAGATTGAGGGCGATCAGCGCCTGGGTAAACTCGTCGGGCACCACCGCGTTGAGCAAGAACAGGGTGGACACGCCCGAGAAGGCAGCGCGCACCGCATCGACGTCAAGCAGGTCGCCTTTGGCGACGGCAACGCCGGCAGGTAAATTGGCCTTTGAGGGATCGCGGACGAGAGCGCGCACATCAGCGCCGCGCTTGATCAACTGATCGACGACATTGCGGCCAACGGTTCCGGTCGCGCCGGTAACGAGGATAGTCATGTAGGTCACTCCTGCTTGTATCAAATCGACAGCACATATTTAGGGATCCACAAACGCACCGGTAGCTGCCATATATGGACACCCCGTCTCACTGGTGGAACGCATGGACATACTCGCCCTCACCGACTTCAACCTGGTCGCTCGGCATGGCGGTTTCGGAAAAGCGTCGCGCGCAACGGGCCGCCCCAAGGCAACGCTCTCCCGGCGCGTTGCCGAACTGGAGAGCAGTCTTGGCCTTCGCTTGTTTGAGCGCGGGGCACGTGCGCTCAAACTCACGCAGGAGGGAAAGGCGTTGCACGAGCGAACCGGCCCCTTGCTGAAGGAAGTAGAGGAAACGGTCGCGGTGGTTGCGTCGGGAGATGGGCGACCGCGTGGACATTTGCGGATCACTGCGCCGTTGCTCTTCGCTCAACTTGCGATGGGGAAGCTGGCGGCAGGATTCACGCTCCGATATCCGGACGTAAGCCTGGAGGTCACGACCGAAGACCGGGCGGTCGACATGGTGGAGGAAGGGTATGACCTGGCTATTCGCGTCAGCCCGCGTTCCGACGAAAGCTTGGTGGGACGGGTTTTCATGCGTGATCGGCTTGTGATCGTGGCGAGCCCGCAAGTGGCGCGACCGCGAGACGGAGAGGTCGCTCCGGCGGTCGTGCGGGGCTCGGACAGCGGGCATTCGTCCTGGAACATCAAATCGGACGCGGGGCCGACAACGATCGCCTTCTCTCCAGTTCTCAGCCTTTCATCGCTCATCATGGTTCGCGATGCCGTCATCTCGGGTGTGGGTGCGGCACGGCTGCCGGTATCGCTCGTAAGCCATGACCTGACCGCTGGCAGGTTAGTGCACTGGGCTGATGTCGATGCACCAGATACCGCCTTGTGGACGCTATATCCTTCGCGGCGCCTGTTGAACGCCCGCGTTTCCGCCTTTCTCGACTATCTCAGAGAAGCGTTCCCCAAGGGCACTCCCGACGAATTGGCAGCCTTTATTCGGACCTGAAGCACAGGTCTCATGCCGTATTTCCGGATAGAGAAACTTCGCAGATAATTTAGTATAGTGTCCCCGAAATATTGATGGCTGGCGTGTCCACCGCTCATGGTGGGTAGCGGCCGACGCGGTGGAGGACGTGCGCTGGCGGCGTGGCGCAGGCGAGATGCGCCTTGTCGGCGGCGTCATGGTGCCGGTGAGCCGAACCCATGCCCCGGTGCTGAAAGAAGCCGGCTGGGTGTAGCGGCTGTTATGACCCTGCTGCGATCGCAAAAGCGGGTA includes:
- a CDS encoding NmrA family NAD(P)-binding protein → MIKRGADVRALVRDPSKANLPAGVAVAKGDLLDVDAVRAAFSGVSTLFLLNAVVPDEFTQALIALNLAREAGIERIVYLSVIHSDIYVNVPHFAGKFSVERMLEQMGFNATILRPAYFINNDHSVKDVVLGHGVYPMPIGDKGLAMVDVRDLGEIAAIELIRREEASEPLPLKRINVVGPDTLTGANIAAIWSDVLARTIHYGGNDTAAFEQNLRNYAPSWMALDMRLMTERFLVDGMVPEAGDVDRLTGMLGRPLHSYRDFAAEIAASA
- a CDS encoding LysR family transcriptional regulator, with product MDILALTDFNLVARHGGFGKASRATGRPKATLSRRVAELESSLGLRLFERGARALKLTQEGKALHERTGPLLKEVEETVAVVASGDGRPRGHLRITAPLLFAQLAMGKLAAGFTLRYPDVSLEVTTEDRAVDMVEEGYDLAIRVSPRSDESLVGRVFMRDRLVIVASPQVARPRDGEVAPAVVRGSDSGHSSWNIKSDAGPTTIAFSPVLSLSSLIMVRDAVISGVGAARLPVSLVSHDLTAGRLVHWADVDAPDTALWTLYPSRRLLNARVSAFLDYLREAFPKGTPDELAAFIRT